ACGAGCTCGCCCACGGCGGCGAGACCCCGCTGGGGGAGCCGGTGCTCGTGGCCGAGGACGTCGTGATCGAGTACCCCAAGCGTGGCCGCACGCCCGCGTTCAAGGCGGTCGACGGCGTCTCCCTCACCCTGAACCAGGGCGAGGTCGTGGGCCTCGTGGGGGAGTCGGGATCGGGCAAGACCACCGTCGGCCGGGCGATCGTGGGGCTGCTCCCGGTCAAGGCGGGTCGCCTCGAGATCGCCGGCTTCGACATGGTCGGCGCGAGGGCGCGCGACCTCAAGCCGCTGCGCTCCCAGGTCGGGATCGTCTTCCAGGATCCGGGCTCCTCGCTCAACCCGCGGCTGCCGATCGGGGAGTCGATCGGGGAACCGCTGCTCCTGCACACCGGCATCAAGGGCGCGGCCCTCGACAAGCGGGTGGAGACCCTGCTCGATCAGGTGCAGCTGCCCTCTTCCCTGCGGAACCGGTACCCGCACGAGCTCTCGGGCGGGCAGCGCCAGCGGGTGGGCATCGCCCGGGCGCTCAGCCTCGAGCCGAAGCTCCTCGTCGCCGACGAACCGACCTCGGCCCTCGACGTCTCGGTGCAGGCGACCGTGCTGCAGCTCTTCCAGGACCTGCAGCGCGAGCACGGCTTCGCGTGCCTGTTCATCAGCCACGATCTCGCGGTGGTCGAGATGCTCGCCTCGCGGATCGCCGTCATGCATCACGGCCGGCTCGTGGAGATCGGGTCGAGCCGCCAGATCGTCTCCGAGCCGCGCGATCCCTACACGCAGCGGCTCATCGCCGCCGTGCCCGTGCCGGATCCGGAGAAGCAACGGCAGCGGCGCGCCGTCCGCGACCGCCTGCTCGCCGAGGCGCTCGCAGAGGAGGAGGGGGCCGGCGCGGGGCATGCCGCCCCGCCGGCGCGGCCCACGAGCGGGCCGTCGATCTGAGCCGAACGTCACACGGCGGATCCTCCCCGCCGGCACCCGACGGGTTCTGACGGGCGGCGCGCGGCATTATCATGTCCTGTGGCCTGTGCGCAGGCATGTCGTGGCGTCGGACCGATGCCCCAGGCCGGCTTCCCCAGGAGGGGGCGGCCCCGCCCGGCCGGCCCCGCGCATCGGCCCGGTACCCGAGTGCCCCGCCCCACCCAGTAGAGGAAACCCCTATGGCAGCTGCCACCCACCGGCGTTCCAACCTGCGCAACGTCGCAATCGTCGCGCACGTCGACCACGGCAAGACCACCCTCGTGGACTCGATGCTGTGGACCTCCGGCGCGTTCGGCGGCCACGCGCACGTGGACACCCGGGCGATGGACTCCGGCGACCTGGAGCGCGAGAAGGGGATCACGATCCTCGCCAAGAACACGGCCGTGCAGTATCACGGGCCGGCCGCCGCCGACATCGACGGCGGCGTGATCGTCAACGTGATCGACACCCCGGGGCACGCGGACTTCGGCGGCGAGGTCGAGCGCGGGCTGTCGATGGTCGACGGCGTCGTGCTGCTCGTCGACGCCTCCGAGGGACCGCTCCCGCAGACCCGGTTCGTGCTCCGCAAGGCGCTCGCGGCGAAACTGCCCGTCATCCTCGTGGTGAACAAGGTCGACCGGCCCGACGCCCGCATCACCGCGGTCGTCTCCGAGACCACCGACCTGCTGCTCGCCCTCGCCTCGGACGTGGCCGAGGAGGTGCCCGACCTCGACCTCGACGCCCTGCTCGACCTGCCCGTCGTCTACGCCTCGGCCAAGGCCCGCCGCGCCTCCCTCACCCAGCCGGCCGACGGCGCGATGCCGGACGGGGAGGACATGGAGGCGCTCTTCGCCACCATCCTCGAGCGGATCCCCGCCCCCGCGTACACGCCGGGAGCGCCCCTGCAGGCGCAGGTGACGAACCTCGACGCCTCCCCCTTCCTCGGCCGCCTCGCCCTGCTGCGGGTGTTCAACGGCACCCTGACCAAGGGCCAGTCCGTGGCCCGGATCAGCCTCGACGGCACGGTGAGCCACGTGCGGATCGCGGAACTGCTGCGCACCCAGGCCCTCGAGCGGGTGCCCGCCGAATCGGCCGAGGCCGGCGACATCGTGGCCGTCGCGGGCATCGAGGACATCATGATCGGCGAGACCCTCGCCGACCCCGACCATGCCGAGGCGCTGCCCCCGATCGTCGTGGACGAGCCCGCCATCTCGATGACCATCGGCATCAACACCTCTCCGCTCGCCGGTCGCGTCAAGGGTGCGAAGGTGACCGCCCGGCAGGTGAAGGACCGCCTCGACCGGGAACTCGTGGGCAACGTGTCCATCCGGGTGCTGCCCACGGAGCGGCCCGACGCCTGGCAGGTCCAGGGCCGCGGCGAGCTCGCGCTGTCGATCCTGGTGGAGCAGATGCGCCGCGAGGGCTTCGAGCTGACCGTCGGCAAGCCCCAGGTCGTCACCCGCGTCATCGACGGCAAGGTGCACGAGCCGATGGAGCGGCTCACGGTCGACGTGCCCGAGGAGTACCTCGGCTCGGTCACCCAGCTGCTCGCGAGCCGCCACGGCCGGATGGACTCGATGACCAACCATGGCACCGGCTGGGTACGGATGGAGTTCGTGGTGCCCGCGCGCGGCCTCATCGGCTTCCGCACCCGCTTCCTCACCGACACCCGCGGCACCGGGATCGCGGCCGCGATCGCCGACGGCTACCAGCCGTGGGTGGGCCCGATCGAACTGCGGTCGAACGGTTCGCTCGTGGCGGACCGGGCGGGGCAGGCCACGCCGTTCGCGATGACCAACCTGCAGGACCGCGGCACGTTCTTCGTCGAGCCGACCTCCGAGGTGTACGGCGGCCAGGTCGTGGGCGAGAACAGCCGCGGCGACGACATGGACGTGAACATCACCAAGGAGAAGAAGCAGACGAACATGCGGGCGGCGGCCGCCGACACGTTCGAGAACCTCACCCCCTCGCGCCGGCTCACCCTCGAGGAGTCCCTCGAGTTCACGCGCGAGGACGAATGCGTCGAGGTGACCCCGGAGGCCGTGCGCATCCGTAAGGTGATCCTCGACCAGCACGAGCGGGGGAAGGTCGCCGCTCGCGCACGCAAGAACTGACCGCGCCCCGCGGGGAGCAGCAAGGAGGATCCGGTGCAGGCAGCCGGTCACGAGGCGCACGTCCCCTCGCAGGAACGATCCGAGCCGGTCGAGTCGCCCGAGCCGGCCGTGCTCGCGTTCTTCGCCCACCCGGACGACGAGACCCTCGGCGCGGGGGGCGCGATCGCCCGGCTCGCCCGCACGAACCGCGTGCACCTCGTCACCGCCACCCGCGGGGAGCTCGGCGAGCGGATGGGCCCGGTCGCCGAGCGGGCCCACGCCGACCCGATCGCGCTCGCCGGGATCCGGGTGGGCGAGCTCGCCGCGGCCGCGCGCGCCCTGGGGATCGAGAGCCACCGCTTCCTCGACGAGCTCGACGGCGCACCCGACGGGCGGGTCTACACCGATTCCGGCATGGCCTGGGCGGACGACCTGCGCCGCCGGGCGGTCCCGGCCCCCGGCGCCGCGCCGACCGCCTTCTCCGCGGGCGATCTGGAGGAGGAGGCACGGATCCTCGCGGGTGAGATCGAGCGGCTGCGCCCCCGCCTCGTTCTCACCGAGGAGGTGGGCGGTGGCTACGGCCACCCGGATCACGTCCGCGCCCACGCCGTCGCCGTGCGGGCGGTCGAGATCGCGGAGCCGCGATGGCGGGTGCCCGTCGTCGCGGCCACCGTGCGAGA
The window above is part of the Pseudactinotalea sp. HY158 genome. Proteins encoded here:
- the typA gene encoding translational GTPase TypA; the encoded protein is MAAATHRRSNLRNVAIVAHVDHGKTTLVDSMLWTSGAFGGHAHVDTRAMDSGDLEREKGITILAKNTAVQYHGPAAADIDGGVIVNVIDTPGHADFGGEVERGLSMVDGVVLLVDASEGPLPQTRFVLRKALAAKLPVILVVNKVDRPDARITAVVSETTDLLLALASDVAEEVPDLDLDALLDLPVVYASAKARRASLTQPADGAMPDGEDMEALFATILERIPAPAYTPGAPLQAQVTNLDASPFLGRLALLRVFNGTLTKGQSVARISLDGTVSHVRIAELLRTQALERVPAESAEAGDIVAVAGIEDIMIGETLADPDHAEALPPIVVDEPAISMTIGINTSPLAGRVKGAKVTARQVKDRLDRELVGNVSIRVLPTERPDAWQVQGRGELALSILVEQMRREGFELTVGKPQVVTRVIDGKVHEPMERLTVDVPEEYLGSVTQLLASRHGRMDSMTNHGTGWVRMEFVVPARGLIGFRTRFLTDTRGTGIAAAIADGYQPWVGPIELRSNGSLVADRAGQATPFAMTNLQDRGTFFVEPTSEVYGGQVVGENSRGDDMDVNITKEKKQTNMRAAAADTFENLTPSRRLTLEESLEFTREDECVEVTPEAVRIRKVILDQHERGKVAARARKN
- a CDS encoding ABC transporter ATP-binding protein is translated as MSTIATTDTGESTGTPREPILSVRGLHVDFLVENEWFPAAVDMTYDVAPGEVLAIVGESGSGKTQSSLSLLGLLPPNGRSAGSAKLAGQELVGMTPARLRRIRGSEIAVIFQEPMTALNPVYTIGFQIVETIRIHNDVGPKEAKERALELLRLVEMPDPQTRFNSYPHQLSGGQRQRAMIAQSLSCDPKLLIADEPTTALDVTVQAEILKLMRDLRNRIDSGIVLITHDMGVVADMADRIIVMRHGRIMETGDARQIFHDPQHDYTKQLLEAVPHLGGTSLLSEYELAHGGETPLGEPVLVAEDVVIEYPKRGRTPAFKAVDGVSLTLNQGEVVGLVGESGSGKTTVGRAIVGLLPVKAGRLEIAGFDMVGARARDLKPLRSQVGIVFQDPGSSLNPRLPIGESIGEPLLLHTGIKGAALDKRVETLLDQVQLPSSLRNRYPHELSGGQRQRVGIARALSLEPKLLVADEPTSALDVSVQATVLQLFQDLQREHGFACLFISHDLAVVEMLASRIAVMHHGRLVEIGSSRQIVSEPRDPYTQRLIAAVPVPDPEKQRQRRAVRDRLLAEALAEEEGAGAGHAAPPARPTSGPSI